The region CCGAGAAGTTCACGCAGAAATCCAGCGCCAGCCCGACCATGGTCAGCCGTTCAATCCCGCGCGTGCGCAGGTAGCCTTCAAGCCCCGTGGGGGTGCTGTGATCATTCTCAAAAAACGCCGAATAGCTGTCGATGTCGGGGTTAAAGCCCTTGCGGATGATCAGATCGGCCCGGTCTGTTTGCAGATCAGGATGGAACTGTGCGCCGATGCTGCCTTGGATGCAGTGATCGGGCCAGAGTACCTGCGGGCCGTAGGGCATGGTGACAACTTCATAAGGCGCATTGCCGTCATGCGAAGACGCGAATGACGAATGCCCCGCCGGGTGCCAGTCTTGCGTCAGAACAACCGCGTCAAACTCGGGCATCAGCGCGTTGATGCCGCGCAAAATCTCATCGCCTTGGGGCACTTCCAGCGCGCCACCGGGGCAGAAATCATTTTGGACATCGATCACGATCAGGGCATGGGTCATGGGCAGTCTCCTTCGTTCAAAGGGGTAGGGCTGTGCATGGGGTAGGTCAATGGCACGCCCCGGATTGAGCTTTGCGCCCGAAGCGCTTATTTGACGCTTATGTATACCATTGCCGCCCTATATCACTTCACCCGTTTTGAAGATCCCGCCGCGCTCAAGCCTGCGCTGCTGGCGCTTTGCGAGGCGCAATCGGTCATGGGCACGCTGCTTTTGGCCCCCGAAGGGGTGAACGGCACGATCGCCGGACCGCGCACCGGAATCGACGCGGTGATCGCCCATCTGCGCGCCCTTCCCGGCTGCGCAGATCTAGAGTGGAAAGAGGCCACCAGCGACAAGCCGCCCTTCGGCAAAATGAAGGTCCGCATCAAACGCGAGATCGTCACCATGGGCCAGCCCGATGTCGATCCGCGCGTCAAGGTTGGGCATTACGTCGATCCCAAAGAGTGGAACGAGTTGATCCGCTCTCCCGATGTGGCGGTGATTGACACGCGCAACAACTACGAGGTTGCCATCGGCACCTTTGAAGGGGCGGTCGATCCGCAGACCGAAAGCTTCGGCGAATTCCCAGAGTGGTGGGAGGTGAACAAAGACCGTTTCCACAACAAGAAGATCGCGATGTTCTGCACTGGCGGCATCCGTTGCGAGAAATCGACCAATTACCTCATTGATCAGGGCGTTGAGGATGTCTTTCACCTCAAAGGCGGCATTCTGAAATACCTCGAAGAAGTGCCCGAACAGGAAAGTACTTGGGAAGGCGATTGTTTTGTCTTCGACAACCGCGTCAGCGTCGGCCACGGGCTGCGCGAAGGGCCTCATATGCTCTGCCATGGATGCCGCCGCCCGATCCTGCCTGAAGACACGAAACATGCCGCTTATGAGGCTGGGGTGTCCTGTCATCAGTGTGCGGAAGAGACTTCGGAGGCTGACAAGGAACGATTCCGCGAACGTCAGCGCCAGATCATGTTGGCGAAAGAACGTGCCGCGCGGGAGCAGGGCTAAAAGCCATCAACGATCCGACAGCGCGAACCCCGCATAGGCAAAAGGCATGACCGCCCGGCGAAAGCGGCCCAACTCGAACCGCGCCAAGGGGGCGCGCATTGGGGCAGGATAGGGCCGGCCTGGCGTCTTTCCGCGCACCAAATCGGCCAAGAGCGCGCCGGAATAGCTCGCCATCGCCACGCCGTTCCCGTGGTAGCACAGGCCCGCGAACATCCCCGGCTGATCTGGCACTTCCCCCACAAAGGGCATCCGTTTGCGCGCGATACAGACCATGCCCGACCAGCCGTGCGGTGTCTCTACATCGCGCCACGCGGGGAACATCGCCTCGAAATCCGCCCGTGCGCGGCGCAGGGCGCGCGCCTCGGACGCCGGGTTAGACAGCAGCCCACCGCGCACGCCGAACAGCATGCGGTTGTCGGGCATCAGGCGGAAGTAATGAAGCAAGTGGCGGCTGTCATAGCAGGCTTGCTGGCTCGTCCAGCCTTGGGCAGCCAGCTCGGCTTCGGTCATCGCGCGGGTGACGATCACGCTGGACTGCGTCGGCATGTAGCGCGCGGCAAGCCATGGCGGCAGGTCTTCGGAGGAATAGCCGTTGGTGGCGATGATAACGCGCTCGGCGCGGATGCGGCCCGTGGGGGTGGTGACATCGAATGCACCATCACGCCGGGTCACGTCGAGGGCTGGGCTGTTTTGATAGATCACCGCTCCCGCCTCCTCGGCGGCCTGCGCCAAGGCGGTGATATACTTACGGGGGTTCAGGCCAAAGCCAATCGGCACGGTGATCGCGCCTTCGAAATCCGCATTCAGCCCTTCGGCAGCAAGGTCGGTCTTTTCGGTCAGCCGCGCCGTGACGCCGTAATTCTCTGCGTAATAGTCCAGCTTGCCGCGCATCTCATCGAAATCGCGGGGGCGGTGGGCAAGCTGGGTTTCGCCTTGGGAATGCCGGTCGACATCGACACCGCGGGTGGTGATAAAATCCTCCACTTGCCGGACCGCGGCCAATTCGGCCTGCCGCCATGCAAGCCGCTCCTCCCGCCCGAATTTGCGATCAAGCGTGGCGTCATCCAACATCCCGCCGCCGAGACAACAAAAGCCCCCGTTGCGGCCAGATGCGCCAAAGCCCACGCGCTCGGCCTCCAGCACCGTGGCCCCTACCCCGGCCTGCGCCAAATGCAGCGCCGCGTTGAGGCCGGTGAACCCGCCGCCGATGATCACCACATCGGCCTGCGCGTCCCCTTGCTGCGCCGGACGATCCGGCGCGGCGCAGGTTTCATCCCACCAGCAGCCCGCGCGGGGTGCTTCGGAATAGGCGAAGGCCGGGTAGATGCGCCTCATGTGGCAGGCCGTTCCGCCGCACGCGTCTCCTCCTGTGCGCGTAGGCTTGAGCGCTTGCTGACCAGCGAGGCGGTGATGACCCCCACGGTGACGATGGCGATCATGATCGTCGAGAGCGCATTGATCTCTGGCGAGACGCCAAGCCGCACTGCCGAGAAGATCTTGATCGGCAGCGTTGTGGCCGATGGCCCTGCGGTGAAGGAGGCGATCACCAGATCATCAAGGCTGAGCGTGAATGCCAAAAGCCAGCCTGAGATCACCGCAGGCGCGATGATCGGCAGGGTGACAAGCCGGAACGCTTCCCAAGGGGACGAACCCAGATCAAGCGCGGCCTCTTCTAGCGAGCGGTCAAAGGACACCAACCGCGACGACACGACGACCGAGACATAGCACATCGAAAAGGTCGTATGCGCCAGCACAATGGTCAGCACCCCCCGGTCCAGCCCGATGCCAATGAACAAGAGCAGCAGCGACAGGCCGGTGATGACTTCGGGCATCACCAGTGGCGCGTAGATCATCCCCGAAAACAGCGTCCGCCCCATGAATCGTCCGCCGCGCACCAGCACATAGGCGGCCATTGTGCCCAAGACAGTGGCGATGGAAGACGACACCACGGCGACTTTGATCGTCACCCAAGCGGCGTTCAAGAAGGCCTCGTTTTGCAGCAATTCGCCATACCACTGGGTCGAAAAGCCAGCCCAGACCGTCACCAGTTTAGAGGCGTTAAAGCTGTAGATCACCAGAATGATCATCGGCAGGTAAAGAAAAGCAAACCCCAGCGTCAGCGAGGTCACGTTGAACCATGTCATCCGCTTCATTGTTCGGCCTCCGCCTGTTTCTGCTGGTTACGTTGGAACAGGATGATCGGAATGATCAGGATCAGCAGCAAGATCACGGCAACGGCGCTCGCCACCGGCCAGTCGCGGTTGTTAAAGAACTCTTCCCAGAGCACTTTGCCGATCATCAGCGTGCCCGAACCGCCCAAAAGCGAGGGGATCACGAATTCGCCCAAAGCGGGGATGAAGACCAGAAAACTGCCCGCCACGATGCCATTGCGCGACAGCGGGATGGTCACCAGCCAGAAGGCTTGCAGCCGCGAACAGCCCAAATCCTCAGCCGCCTCATTTAGCGATTCATCCAGCCGGTCCAGCGCGGCGTAGATCGGCAGGATCATGAAGGGCAGGTAGGTATAGACGATGCCGATATAGACTGCCGTGTTGGTGTTGAGGATTTGTAAAGGCTCTGCGGTTACACCCACCCACATCAGCAGTTGGTTTAGCAGCCCTTCGTTGCTGAGGATGCCCATCCACGCATAGACGCGGATCAGGAAGGAGGTCCAGAACGGCAGGATCACCAACATCATCAAAGTGGCGCGCCACTCTTCTGGTGCGCGGGCCATGCCATAGGCAATGGGATAGCCGACCAGCAGCGTAAAGGCTGTCGAAATCAGCGCGATGCGGAGCGAACTGAGGTAGGCCTTCCAATAAAG is a window of Sulfitobacter sp. W027 DNA encoding:
- the pncA gene encoding bifunctional nicotinamidase/pyrazinamidase; protein product: MTHALIVIDVQNDFCPGGALEVPQGDEILRGINALMPEFDAVVLTQDWHPAGHSSFASSHDGNAPYEVVTMPYGPQVLWPDHCIQGSIGAQFHPDLQTDRADLIIRKGFNPDIDSYSAFFENDHSTPTGLEGYLRTRGIERLTMVGLALDFCVNFSAVDAAKLGFKVDVREELCRAIDLDGSLGQSREGMRAAGVTLA
- a CDS encoding rhodanese-related sulfurtransferase, translated to MYTIAALYHFTRFEDPAALKPALLALCEAQSVMGTLLLAPEGVNGTIAGPRTGIDAVIAHLRALPGCADLEWKEATSDKPPFGKMKVRIKREIVTMGQPDVDPRVKVGHYVDPKEWNELIRSPDVAVIDTRNNYEVAIGTFEGAVDPQTESFGEFPEWWEVNKDRFHNKKIAMFCTGGIRCEKSTNYLIDQGVEDVFHLKGGILKYLEEVPEQESTWEGDCFVFDNRVSVGHGLREGPHMLCHGCRRPILPEDTKHAAYEAGVSCHQCAEETSEADKERFRERQRQIMLAKERAAREQG
- a CDS encoding FAD-binding oxidoreductase, producing MRRIYPAFAYSEAPRAGCWWDETCAAPDRPAQQGDAQADVVIIGGGFTGLNAALHLAQAGVGATVLEAERVGFGASGRNGGFCCLGGGMLDDATLDRKFGREERLAWRQAELAAVRQVEDFITTRGVDVDRHSQGETQLAHRPRDFDEMRGKLDYYAENYGVTARLTEKTDLAAEGLNADFEGAITVPIGFGLNPRKYITALAQAAEEAGAVIYQNSPALDVTRRDGAFDVTTPTGRIRAERVIIATNGYSSEDLPPWLAARYMPTQSSVIVTRAMTEAELAAQGWTSQQACYDSRHLLHYFRLMPDNRMLFGVRGGLLSNPASEARALRRARADFEAMFPAWRDVETPHGWSGMVCIARKRMPFVGEVPDQPGMFAGLCYHGNGVAMASYSGALLADLVRGKTPGRPYPAPMRAPLARFELGRFRRAVMPFAYAGFALSDR
- a CDS encoding ABC transporter permease; this translates as MKRMTWFNVTSLTLGFAFLYLPMIILVIYSFNASKLVTVWAGFSTQWYGELLQNEAFLNAAWVTIKVAVVSSSIATVLGTMAAYVLVRGGRFMGRTLFSGMIYAPLVMPEVITGLSLLLLFIGIGLDRGVLTIVLAHTTFSMCYVSVVVSSRLVSFDRSLEEAALDLGSSPWEAFRLVTLPIIAPAVISGWLLAFTLSLDDLVIASFTAGPSATTLPIKIFSAVRLGVSPEINALSTIMIAIVTVGVITASLVSKRSSLRAQEETRAAERPAT
- a CDS encoding ABC transporter permease subunit; the encoded protein is MRRFALIAVPYFWLVALFLVPFLIVFKISLSDTALAIPPYTPTIKDGISALIAQLDFENFAFLASDDLYWKAYLSSLRIALISTAFTLLVGYPIAYGMARAPEEWRATLMMLVILPFWTSFLIRVYAWMGILSNEGLLNQLLMWVGVTAEPLQILNTNTAVYIGIVYTYLPFMILPIYAALDRLDESLNEAAEDLGCSRLQAFWLVTIPLSRNGIVAGSFLVFIPALGEFVIPSLLGGSGTLMIGKVLWEEFFNNRDWPVASAVAVILLLILIIPIILFQRNQQKQAEAEQ